The following DNA comes from Mucilaginibacter jinjuensis.
TGGCCTTTGGCTGATTATGTGAAAGCTGTTTATCAAAATCAGGAGGCCGAAATACCTGAAAAACGGGAAAGCCTTTTAGCCATTAGCCGAATGCATTATCGCATCAAGTTTCAGGAAATTGAGTATTGGCAATGGTGCTTTTTACAAGCATTACAAACCAACGCCAATTACACCGAAGCCATTAGTATGGCGGCTGAACAAGCTACAATAGCAAAAGATACCCTAATGGCCGATCTTATTTTATGGCTACCTGTTGCACTAAATTTTGGATATATTTATAAAAACGAATAACAGTACTATGCTAACTATTCACCTAACTTCATCGCACGAAAAAGGTAAACTCAATATCATGCACCTCAAACGTTACTGGCATAAAGCCATGCTAAAACGTAACGGTCAGCTAAAACAGGATGAGTTAGAAGACGAGTGGCAAACCGATGTTACCCTATTAAGCGCCCTGGGAATTGGCTTGGAGCCAACCTTACAATACCTGTACCGTAGCGCGCCGGATTTCGAATCATTTGAAAACTGGGTATCTGAAAATAGTACAGGCATAAATGAAAGCAAAATTGAGCAGTTTAACCGGATACTCTCGGGAGAAAGCATTGCCGGTAAAGAACCTGTACCCTACGAAATACTCTCACCAGAAGATTTAAAATGCTGGGATAAGAACGGCTATGTAATAATTAGAAACGCCGTCAATAAAGAAGATTGTGATGAAACAATTGCAGCGCTTTGTGAGCATATCAGGGTAGAGAGATATGATCCGGCTACGTGGTATAATGTGCACCCATCACAACAGGGTATTATGGTGCAGTTGTTTCAACACCCGGCTTTAGAACGTAACCGGCAATCGGATAAAATAAGAAAGGCTTATGAAGAGCTTTGGCAGCGAAGGGATATCTGGGTAAATACTGATCGCGTTGGCTTTAACCCGCCAGAGACCGAAACGCATAAATTTAGAGGCCCATACCTGCATTGGGATTTAAAATTCACTAAACCTATTCCGTTTGGTTTACAGGGCATCCTTTACCTATCAGACACTGCCGCAAACCAGGGTGCATTTACTTTGGTACCGGGTTTTCAGCATAAAATTGATGCCTGGCTCGAGGCATTGCCTGAAGGTGTTGATCCGCAAAAACAAAACCTGTATGCCTTAGGCAGTATGCCTATAGCCGCAAATGCGGGCGATTTTATCATTTGGCATCATGCCTTACCGCATGGCAGCAGCCCAAATACTGCTACCGTACCGCGTTTTGTACAATACATTAATTATGAACCTGCCGATTAAACTTTTAAGCCGCTAAACATACTGAACAGCATTACGCATAATACCAACAGGGTAATAAACACGTATAGTTTATCCTTTTCTACCACAAAGGCAACCAGCGAGAATGCAATTCTTAAT
Coding sequences within:
- a CDS encoding phytanoyl-CoA dioxygenase family protein, which codes for MLTIHLTSSHEKGKLNIMHLKRYWHKAMLKRNGQLKQDELEDEWQTDVTLLSALGIGLEPTLQYLYRSAPDFESFENWVSENSTGINESKIEQFNRILSGESIAGKEPVPYEILSPEDLKCWDKNGYVIIRNAVNKEDCDETIAALCEHIRVERYDPATWYNVHPSQQGIMVQLFQHPALERNRQSDKIRKAYEELWQRRDIWVNTDRVGFNPPETETHKFRGPYLHWDLKFTKPIPFGLQGILYLSDTAANQGAFTLVPGFQHKIDAWLEALPEGVDPQKQNLYALGSMPIAANAGDFIIWHHALPHGSSPNTATVPRFVQYINYEPAD